The Mytilus galloprovincialis chromosome 7, xbMytGall1.hap1.1, whole genome shotgun sequence genome has a window encoding:
- the LOC143083187 gene encoding NADH dehydrogenase [ubiquinone] 1 alpha subcomplex subunit 9, mitochondrial-like: protein MATLTVRQVIGLGRKDLPRCIGYYTVQKRDKSDVTIQNYKRGTGGRSSFSGEVVTVFGSTGFLGRFIVNRLGKTGSQIILPWRGDDARCWGMKPSADLGQLIMHEIDVRNDDDIRKVLKYSTAVVNLIGREFETRNFNYDDVHNVTARKIAKYSKEAGVKKLLHFSSLNASPNPPECFKKGGSDFLKSKYAGEVAVREEFPEAIIFRPADIFGDDDRFIRYYISRLRRYVNFKTPLWQKGQKTIKKPVYVTDVTDGVMSALNDPDAAGKTFELVGPGSYYLCDILDFIYKCARYPTGNICGIGPYFKARAQFFDKVQFLSHGYPRFVLDRLEKEHVSDTLTGCPTLEDLNVKLHSFEKVCPFITAPYVRENYYAPSLGEFKIPESIKSTVRPAGASY from the exons ATGGCAACTCTGACCGTGAGACAGGTCATTGGTCTTGGCC ggaaagacttGCCAAGATGTATTGGCTACTATACAGTGCAGAAAAGAGATAAAAGTGATGTTACTATACAAAACTATAAGAGAGGAACTGGTGGCCGATCGTCTTTCAGTGGAGAAGTAGTTACGGTTTTTGGATCAACTGGATTTTTAGGAAGATTTATAGTGAATAGATTAg gaaaGACAGGAAGTCAGATTATATTACCATGGCGAGGAGATGATGCTAGATGTTGGGGTATGAAGCCTTCCGCAGATTTAGGACAGTTAATTATGCAT GAAATTGATGTGCGAAATGATGATGACATAAGAAAAGTTTTGAAGTACTCTACAGCTGTAGTCAACCTCATTGGAAGAGAATTTGAAACAAG aAATTTTAATTACGATGATGTACATAATGTAACAGCTAGGAAAATTGCAAAATATTCAAAAGAGGCTGGAGTTAAAAAATTGCTGCATTTTTCCTCATTAAATGCAAGTCCTAACCCACCAGAATGTTTTAAAAAAGGTGGCTCAGACTTCCTTAAAAGTAAG TATGCAGGAGAAGTAGCTGTACGAGAAGAATTTCCAGAGGCCATCATATTTAGACCAGCAGACATATTTGGTGATGACGATAGATTTATAAGATACTACATTAGTAGAT TGAGAAGATACGTAAATTTTAAGACTCCATTATGGCAGAAGGGacaaaagacaattaaaaaacCAGTCTAT GTAACTGATGTTACTGATGGTGTTATGAGTGCTTTGAATGATCCTGATGCAGCTGGAAAAACCTTTGAACTTGTGGG GCCTGGCAGTTACTATTTATGTGATATTCtagattttatctataaatgtGCCAGATATCCAACAGGAAATATATGTGGAATTGGGCCATACTTTAA GGCAAGAGCCCAATTCTTTGACAAAGTTCAGTTTTTATCTCATGGATATCCAAGATTTGTATTGGACAGACTTGAAAAG GAGCATGTTTCAGATACATTGACTGGATGCCCAACATTGGAAGATCTTAATGTCAAACTACACTCATTTGAGAAGGTGTGTCCATTTATTACAGCACCATACGTCCGTGAAAATTATTATGCTCCATCACTTGGTGAATTTAAGATTCCAGAGTCCATAAAATCTACAGTAAGACCAGCTGGAGCCTCATACTGA
- the LOC143083188 gene encoding uncharacterized protein LOC143083188, which translates to MCLSIYCRSPRAYEDLAKSGFMVLPSKCLLQTYKNRVQHEPGIQKDILHWMKNEALAQNIGLGGYEGGIMLDEMSIQEDLELRKKGNSFEIIGFNEGLDETNYMKTLCSGKESLQLASHVLQLLFLGHTGFRFPFAHYPTTQVTPSEMLLIFWQSVKMLGLFGFTVTYVSLDGAQYNRDFMKILIDGKTSETMFSMSIKNIYDSSKPNIHVIMDYSHVMKKIRNNISKSGLLNTHKKVLKFESNHIFWEHWYKAYQWDIAVNPFKIYQQLTMEHFFLTSQSKMRNKLAEDVLNENMLHLMQCYQMSLKEKGDELNSSIEFLKKTSVLTKNFRDQRPICQYSDKRLDENREVLNWFRAWEASIKQSTEIKDKEKCLLSFQTREDLTSLLVGFDEMCKDRFQRISSSIIPNRINSDVLENIFSQQRGLHNGANTNPTYLTYSRTMNTIILGEGSISRKSNTGGLSNCTTTNIYTTGTSKETCSEPCKKIRKQ; encoded by the coding sequence ATGTGTTTATCAATTTACTGTCGTTCTCCTCGTGCATATGAAGATCTTGCAAAAAGTGGATTTATGGTTCTTCCGTCTAAGTGTTTACTCCAAACGTATAAAAACAGAGTGCAGCATGAACCTGGAATACAAAAAGACATTTTACATTGGATGAAAAATGAGGCTTTAGCCCAAAATATTGGATTAGGTGGCTATGAAGGCGGGATTATGTTGGATGAGATGTCCATTCAGGAGGACTTAGAACTTCGCAAAAAAGGCAACTCATTTGAAATTATTGGCTTTAATGAGGGACTTGATGAAACAAACTATATGAAAACTCTTTGCAGCGGTAAGGAAAGTCTTCAACTAGCTTCCCATGTGTTGCAACTTTTGTTTTTAGGACATACAGGTTTCAGGTTCCCTTTTGCACATTATCCGACGACACAAGTCACTCCATCTGAAATGCTGTTAATATTTTGGCAATCAGTAAAAATGCTAGGATTGTTTGGTTTCACAGTAACATATGTTAGTCTTGATGGTGCTCAATACAACAGAGACTTCATGAAGATATTAATTGATGGTAAGACATCAGAAACAATGTTTTCAATGAGTATTAAGAACATATATGACAGTTCAAAACcaaatatacatgttataatggaCTATTCCcatgttatgaaaaaaattcGGAACAACATATCTAAAAGCGGTCTTCTCAATACTcacaaaaaagtattaaaatttgaatcaaatCATATTTTTTGGGAGCACTGGTACAAGGCATACCAATGGGACATAGCTGTGAACCCATTCAAAATTTATCAGCAGTTAACTATGGAACACTTTTTTCTCACATCTCAATCAAAGATGCGGAATAAACTAGCTGAGgatgttttaaatgaaaatatgctTCATTTAATGCAATGCTACCAAATGTCACTGAAAGAAAAAGGAGACGAGCTAAACAGTAGcattgaatttctaaaaaaaacttcTGTACTTACAAAAAATTTTAGGGATCAACGTCCCATATGTCAGTATTCTGATAAAAGACTTGATGAGAACAGAGAGGTCCTGAATTGGTTCAGAGCTTGGGAGGCTAGTATTAAGCAAAGTACTGAAATCAAAGATAAAGAGAAGTGCCTATTATCATTTCAAACCAGGGAGGATCTTACCTCACTTCTGGTGGGTTTTGATGAAATGTGTAAAGATAGATTTCAACGCATATCCTCATCAATTATTCCAAATCGAATTAACAGTGATGTTTTAGAAAACATATTTTCTCAACAAAGGGGTCTACACAATGGAGCAAATACCAATCCTACTTACCTAACATACAGTAGAACCATGAACACTATTATACTTGGTGAAGGTTCAATATCAAGAAAATCAAATACAGGTGGACTGTCAAACTGTACCACAACAAACATCTATACAACTGGAACTTCCAAGGAGACATGTAGCGAGCCCTGCAAGAAAATCAGGAAACAATAA